One window from the genome of Eleginops maclovinus isolate JMC-PN-2008 ecotype Puerto Natales chromosome 15, JC_Emac_rtc_rv5, whole genome shotgun sequence encodes:
- the ccdc167 gene encoding coiled-coil domain-containing protein 167, producing the protein MTKLKDKRREKTSVATEIDRLEQRRLRCKDNLDRAEFRSRKEKLSDKDRQDLEDEMTIINERVLKLDKELETLRGENRRNMLLSVALLVISAFFYYVFFNNEEDSDTMVS; encoded by the exons ATGACTAAATTGAAAGATAAGAGACGTGAGAAAACCAGTGTAGCCACTGAG ATTGATCGTTTGGAGCAGCGGCGGTTGCGTTGCAAAGACAACCTGGATAGGGCTGAGTTCAGGAGCAGAAAGGAAAAGCTCTCTGACAAGGACAG GCAGGACCTGGAAGATGAAATGACCATCATTAATGAGAGGGTGCTGAAGTTAG ACAAGGAGCTGGAGACGCTAAGAGGAGAGAATCGGAGGAACATGCTGCTGTCAGTCGCTCTGCTGGTCATCAGTGCTTTCTTCTACTATGTCTTTTTCAACAATGAAGAGGACTCTGATACTATGGTGTCATAA
- the kif25 gene encoding kinesin-like protein KIF25 isoform X2, translated as MPLFINRDQIFAHQSKEERILELETENAILHLRLAECLGKLRRDHEEEIKAIEHHRQQRNAQKITRSALAKLLSEVQAVKQDLSELFAVYLSFSTELEEQSKQLLEKVEQASCSLKGDRGDNVQDLQAVVATLERSLEEERERCRAERQRRKELHNTLVELRGNIRVHCRVRPVLPFDHVPSSTSGSWPALSEEVVSTVSDDTVMVNCIKTGMPVHNKMFEFERVHGPEESQDAVFEEVKPLLTSLLDGYNVCIMAYGQTGSGKTHTMMGSQLLEEHSGTQQEAQQGIIPKAAAELFRMISEKPEDSHTVEVSVMEVHNNEVLDLLAKDAQGNPVEQRCDVITTSNGASQVIVLTYEPVREASEVMQIISRVLKLRAHCPTLVHPDSSRSHLIVTLTISSKSPNALALARRLQSAKKDMQLAAQKEWWSPRCRRANLATRKSSEDHLFASTASSPSRSPSHSPCPSPRPSVSQALFKTKLQLVDLAGSESVGMSGVSGAALWEVSCINRSLSALSDVLGALAEQRPHVPYRNSKLTHLLQDAIGGDAKLLVMLCVSPTQRYVTESLQSLGFGTRARQVQKELPRRKTNTLKVK; from the exons ATGCCTCTCTTTATAAACCGGGACCAAATATTTGCACATCAG aGTAAAGAGGAGCGAATACTGGAACTGGAGACAGAAAATGCTATTCTCCATTTAAGACTTGCCGAG TGTTTAGGGAAACTCCGTCGAGACCATGAAGAGGAGATCAAGGCCATAGAGCATCATCGGCAGCAGAGGAATGCTCAGAAGATAACCCGGTCAGCCCTCGCCAAACTCCTCTCTGAGGTCCAG GCCGTAAAGCAGGACCTGAGTGAACTTTTCGCAGTGTATTTGAGTTTTTCCACTGAGCTGGAAGAGCAGAGCAAGCAGCTGCTGGAAAAAGTAGAGCAGGCCAGCTGTTCTCTAAAGGGTGACCGTGGAGACAATGTTCAGG ACCTGCAAGCTGTAGTCGCTACTCTAGAGCGCTCTCTGGAGGAGGAGCGGGAGAGGTGCAGGgcggagagacagaggaggaaagaacTCCATAACACACTAGTG GAGCTGAGAGGCAACATCAGGGTTCACTGCAGGGTGCGACCAGTTTTACCCTTTGACCACGTCCCGTCTTCCACCTCTGGATCATG GCCTGCATTATCAGAAGAAGTGGTGTCTACAGTCAGTGAT gaCACAGTGATGGTGAATTGCATAAAAACAGGAATGCCAGTGCATAACAAGATGTTTGAGTTTGAGAG AGTGCATGGACCAGAGGAATCCCAGGATGCAGTGTTTGAGGAAGTCAAGCCGCTCCTCACATCTCTGCTGGACGG CTACAATGTGTGTATCATGGCATACGGGCAGACAGGCAGTGGGAAGACTCACACCATGATGGGCTCCCAGCTTCTGGAGGAGCACTCAGGGACGCAGCAGGAGGCGCAGCAGGGGATCATCCCCAAGGCTGCTGCTGAGCTCTTTCG GATGATCTCTGAGAAGCCTGAAGATAGCCACACAGTTGAGGTATCAGTGATGGAGGTACACAACAACGAGGTGCTGGACCTTCTGGCCAAAGATGCACAGGGCAACCCAGTGGAACAGCGCTGCGACGTCATCACCACCTCCAACGGTGCCAGCCAGGTCATTGTCCTCACATACGA GCCCGTACGAGAGGCCTCTGAGGTGATGCAGATCATCAGCAGGGTTTTAAAGCTCCGGGCTCACTGTCCCACCCTCGTCCACCCCGACTCATCTCGATCTCACCTCATTGTCACCCTCACCATTTCCTCAAAAAGCCCCAACGCACTGGCCCTGG CCCGCAGGCTCCAGAGTGCCAAAAAGGACATGCAGCTGGCCGCTCAGAAGGAATGGTGGAGCCCGCGCTGTCGCCGTGCCAACCTCGCCACACGCAAATCTTCTGAGGATCATCTCTTTGCGAGCACGGCCTCCTCTCCCAGCCGCTCCCCTTCACATTCCCCATGTCCCTCCCCCAGGCCCAGCGTCTCTCAGGCTCTCTTCAAAACCAAGCTGCAGCTGGTGGACCTGGCAGGGAGCGAGAGTGTCG gtaTGTCTGGAGTTTCGGGCGCCGCTCTGTGGGAGGTGTCCTGTATAAACCGCAGTCTCTCTGCTCTGTCCGACGTCCTGGGAGCTCTGGCCGAGCAGAGGCCACACGTCCCCTACAGGAACAGCAAACTCACCCATCTGCTACAGGACGCCATAG GCGGCGATGCCAAGCTGCTGGTGATGCTGTGCGTCTCTCCCACGCAGCGCTATGTCACAGAGTCTCTGCAGTCCCTGGGCTTCGGGACACGGGCCCGTCAGGTCCAGAAGGAGCTGCCGCGAAGGAAGACTAACACTCTCAAAGTTAAGTGA
- the kif25 gene encoding kinesin-like protein KIF25 isoform X1 — protein MPLFINRDQIFAHQVHLLEHKLRSKEERILELETENAILHLRLAECLGKLRRDHEEEIKAIEHHRQQRNAQKITRSALAKLLSEVQAVKQDLSELFAVYLSFSTELEEQSKQLLEKVEQASCSLKGDRGDNVQDLQAVVATLERSLEEERERCRAERQRRKELHNTLVELRGNIRVHCRVRPVLPFDHVPSSTSGSWPALSEEVVSTVSDDTVMVNCIKTGMPVHNKMFEFERVHGPEESQDAVFEEVKPLLTSLLDGYNVCIMAYGQTGSGKTHTMMGSQLLEEHSGTQQEAQQGIIPKAAAELFRMISEKPEDSHTVEVSVMEVHNNEVLDLLAKDAQGNPVEQRCDVITTSNGASQVIVLTYEPVREASEVMQIISRVLKLRAHCPTLVHPDSSRSHLIVTLTISSKSPNALALARRLQSAKKDMQLAAQKEWWSPRCRRANLATRKSSEDHLFASTASSPSRSPSHSPCPSPRPSVSQALFKTKLQLVDLAGSESVGMSGVSGAALWEVSCINRSLSALSDVLGALAEQRPHVPYRNSKLTHLLQDAIGGDAKLLVMLCVSPTQRYVTESLQSLGFGTRARQVQKELPRRKTNTLKVK, from the exons ATGCCTCTCTTTATAAACCGGGACCAAATATTTGCACATCAGGTACACCTGCTGGAGCACAAACTGAGG aGTAAAGAGGAGCGAATACTGGAACTGGAGACAGAAAATGCTATTCTCCATTTAAGACTTGCCGAG TGTTTAGGGAAACTCCGTCGAGACCATGAAGAGGAGATCAAGGCCATAGAGCATCATCGGCAGCAGAGGAATGCTCAGAAGATAACCCGGTCAGCCCTCGCCAAACTCCTCTCTGAGGTCCAG GCCGTAAAGCAGGACCTGAGTGAACTTTTCGCAGTGTATTTGAGTTTTTCCACTGAGCTGGAAGAGCAGAGCAAGCAGCTGCTGGAAAAAGTAGAGCAGGCCAGCTGTTCTCTAAAGGGTGACCGTGGAGACAATGTTCAGG ACCTGCAAGCTGTAGTCGCTACTCTAGAGCGCTCTCTGGAGGAGGAGCGGGAGAGGTGCAGGgcggagagacagaggaggaaagaacTCCATAACACACTAGTG GAGCTGAGAGGCAACATCAGGGTTCACTGCAGGGTGCGACCAGTTTTACCCTTTGACCACGTCCCGTCTTCCACCTCTGGATCATG GCCTGCATTATCAGAAGAAGTGGTGTCTACAGTCAGTGAT gaCACAGTGATGGTGAATTGCATAAAAACAGGAATGCCAGTGCATAACAAGATGTTTGAGTTTGAGAG AGTGCATGGACCAGAGGAATCCCAGGATGCAGTGTTTGAGGAAGTCAAGCCGCTCCTCACATCTCTGCTGGACGG CTACAATGTGTGTATCATGGCATACGGGCAGACAGGCAGTGGGAAGACTCACACCATGATGGGCTCCCAGCTTCTGGAGGAGCACTCAGGGACGCAGCAGGAGGCGCAGCAGGGGATCATCCCCAAGGCTGCTGCTGAGCTCTTTCG GATGATCTCTGAGAAGCCTGAAGATAGCCACACAGTTGAGGTATCAGTGATGGAGGTACACAACAACGAGGTGCTGGACCTTCTGGCCAAAGATGCACAGGGCAACCCAGTGGAACAGCGCTGCGACGTCATCACCACCTCCAACGGTGCCAGCCAGGTCATTGTCCTCACATACGA GCCCGTACGAGAGGCCTCTGAGGTGATGCAGATCATCAGCAGGGTTTTAAAGCTCCGGGCTCACTGTCCCACCCTCGTCCACCCCGACTCATCTCGATCTCACCTCATTGTCACCCTCACCATTTCCTCAAAAAGCCCCAACGCACTGGCCCTGG CCCGCAGGCTCCAGAGTGCCAAAAAGGACATGCAGCTGGCCGCTCAGAAGGAATGGTGGAGCCCGCGCTGTCGCCGTGCCAACCTCGCCACACGCAAATCTTCTGAGGATCATCTCTTTGCGAGCACGGCCTCCTCTCCCAGCCGCTCCCCTTCACATTCCCCATGTCCCTCCCCCAGGCCCAGCGTCTCTCAGGCTCTCTTCAAAACCAAGCTGCAGCTGGTGGACCTGGCAGGGAGCGAGAGTGTCG gtaTGTCTGGAGTTTCGGGCGCCGCTCTGTGGGAGGTGTCCTGTATAAACCGCAGTCTCTCTGCTCTGTCCGACGTCCTGGGAGCTCTGGCCGAGCAGAGGCCACACGTCCCCTACAGGAACAGCAAACTCACCCATCTGCTACAGGACGCCATAG GCGGCGATGCCAAGCTGCTGGTGATGCTGTGCGTCTCTCCCACGCAGCGCTATGTCACAGAGTCTCTGCAGTCCCTGGGCTTCGGGACACGGGCCCGTCAGGTCCAGAAGGAGCTGCCGCGAAGGAAGACTAACACTCTCAAAGTTAAGTGA